The Streptomyces sp. NBC_00306 sequence AGCGCTCACCCTCGTCGCCAAGCACCAGCCGTCGCTCCAGTGGGACCTCGGGGACACCCGTGGCACCGTCGCGATCCGGATGCCGCTGCACCCCGTCGCGATCGAACTGCTCACCGAGACCGGCCCGATGGCCGTGTCGTCCGCCAACCTCACCGGTCACCCGGCGCCCGAGGACTGCGACGCGGCGCAGGACATGCTCGGCGACTCCGTCTCCGTCTACCTCGACGGCGGTCCGACGCCGGGCATCGTGCCGTCCTCGATCGTCGACGTCACGGGCAAGGTGCCGGTTCTGCTGCGGGCGGGGGCGCTCGACGCGGACGAGCTCCGCAAAGTCGTACCCGACCTCGAGGTGGCCAATTGACCGCCCCTGAGGGGCGTGGCATAGGTGCGGCGACCGCTGTCGACACCTTCAGAATCCTCCACGTCAGCACCGGCAACGTGTGCCGCTCGCCGATCACCGAGCGGCTGACGCGGCATGCCCTCAGCGTGCGCCTCGGGGATCCGCTGACCCGCGGACTGATCGTGGAGAGCGCCGGCACCTGGGGCCACGAGGGCGCACCCATGGAGGCCAACGCCGAGGTGGTCCTCGCCGACTTCGGCGCGGACGCGACCGGGTTCGTGGGACGCGAACTGCTGGACGAGCACGTGATCCGTGCGGACCTGGTCCTCACGGCGACCCGGGACCACCGGGCGCAGGTCATCTCGATGGGGCACTCGGCGGGCCTGCGGACGTTCACGCTGAAGGAGTTCACCCGGCTCGTACGGGCGATAGACCCGGCCACGCTGCCGGACACCCGGGACGAGGGCGTCGTCGAGCGGGCGAGGGCACTCGTCAGGGCCGCGGCGGCGCTGCGCGGCTGGCTGCTGGCGCCGAGCCCCGACGCTGACGAGGTCTACGACCCCTACGGCGCACCCATCACGTTCTTCCGTTCGATCGGCGACGAGATCAACCAGGCCCTGGACCCTGTCGTCACCGCGCTGACGGGCATTCCTGCCCGGCGCTGAGGGCACCGACCGCCACCGGCCACCCGGACGGCGCGATCGCCGCGCATCGCGCGGCCCACCGGCCTACATTGGACTTCACGGCCAGCCCACGCCTGGAGCCACAGATGCCGGTCACCGCAGCACCTGACACCGCCCGCATCAGCCATCACGGTGGGGACTTCGACGCCCTGCGCCGTCAGGACCCCGAGATCGCCGAGGTGATCCTGGGGGAGGAGCAACGGCAGAGCGACAGCCTCCAGCTCATCGCGGCGGAGAACTTCACCTCGCCCGCCGTCCTCGCCGCTCTCGGCTCTCCGCTGGCCAACAAGTACGCCGAGGGCTATCCCGGCGCCCGTCACCACGGCGGCTGCGAACTCGTCGACACCGCCGAGCGGATCGCCGTCCAGCGCGCCACCGCCCTGTTCGGCGCGGAGCACGCCAATGTGCAGTCCCACTCCGGCTCCTCCGCGATCCTCGCGGCCTACGCCGCGCTGCTGCGTCCCGGCGACACCGTGCTCGCCATGGGACTGCCGTACGGCGGACACCTCACCCACGGCTCACCCGCGAACTTCTCGGGCCGCTGGTTCGACTTCGTCGGCTACGGCGTCGAGGCCGAGACCGGCGTCATCGACTACGACCAGGTGCGCTCCCTGGCCCGGCAGCACCGGCCCAAGGCAGTGGTCTGCGGCTCCATCTCCTATCCGCGTCACCCCGACTACGCGTTGTTCCGCGAGATCGCGGACGAGGTCGGCGCGTATCTGATCGCGGACGCCGCCCATCCGATGGGGCTGATCGCCGGTGGCGCGGCGCCCAATCCCGTCCCGTACGCCGATGTGGTGTGCGCCACCACGCACAAGGTGCTGCGCGGACCGCGCGGCGGCATGATCCTGTGCGGTTCGGAGCTCGCGGAGCGCATCGACCGGGCGGTGTTCCCCTTCACCCAGGGCGGCGCGCAGATGCACACGATCGCGGCCAAAGCGGTGGCCTTCGGGGAGGCGGCGACGCCGGCGTTCACGACCTACGCCCATCGGGTCGTCGCGAACGCGCGCGTACTGGCCGAGGAGCTCGCGGACGAGGGCTTCGCGGTCCTCACCGGCGGCACCGACACCCATCTGATCAGCGCGGACCCCGCGCCCCTGGGGGTGGACGGCCGGATCGCGCGCGGTCGTCTGGCCGCCGCCGGACTGGTCCTCGACACCTGTGCGCTGCCGTACGGGGACGGTCGCGGCATCCGGCTCGGGACCGCGGCCGTCACCACCCAGGGCATGGGCGAGACCGAGATGAGCCGGATCGCGTCGTTGTTCACCGCGGCGATTCGTGAAGAGGGCGAGGAGGCGAGGAAGATCCGTACGGACGTGCGTGAGATGGCCGGTAGATTTCCGCCCTACCAGAGGTAGCCGGAAGCATCTGCAACCATCTCCGGCGCCTGTATGTCCTCAACCATGGGGCGACCAGAGCTAGGGTGTGGGGCTGAGATGGCCAGCGATTCCTGTGGGGCAGCCCGTGCGTGATTACCTGCTGACGCTCTGTGTCACGGCTGCGGTGACCTATCTGCTGACCGGTCCGGTGCGGAAGTTCGCCATCGCGACCGGCGCGATGCCGGAGATCCGTGCCCGCGACGTACACCGAGAGCCGACGCCGAGACTCGGCGGCATCGCCATGTTCTTCGGCCTGTGCGCCGGTCTGCTGGTCGCCGACCATCTGCAGAACCTGAACAGCGTCTTCGAGCTGTCCAACGAACCGCGTGCGCTGCTCTCCGGAGCCGCCCTGATCTGGATCATCGGCGTCCTGGACGACAAGTTCGAGATCGACGCCCTGATCAAGCTCGGCGGACAGATGATCGCCGCGGGTGTGATGGTGATGCAGGGTCTGACGATCCTGTGGATCCCCGTGCCCGGTGTGGGAACGGTCTCGCTGACCTCCTGGCAGGGCACCCTGCTGACCGTGGCGCTCGTCGTCATCACGATCAACGCCGTGAACTTCGTCGACGGCCTGGACGGACTGGCCGCCGGCATGGTGTGCATCGCCGCCGCGGCCTTCTTCCTCTACGCCTATCGCATCTGGTTCAGCTACGGGATCGAGGCGGCGGCCCCCGCCAGCCTGTTCACCGCCATCCTGATGGGCATGTGCCTCGGCTTCCTGCCGCACAACATGCACCCGGCGCGTATCTTCATGGGCGACTCGGGATCGATGCTGATCGGTCTGGTGCTGGCGGCGGCCGCGATCTCGGTGACCGGCCAGGTGGACCCCGACGCTCTCAAGATCTTCGAGGGCAGCACCCGTGAGGCCACGCACGCGGCACTGCCGGTCTTCATCCCGCTGCTGCTGCCGCTGACGATCATCGCGATCCCGGTCGCGGACCTGGTGCTGGCGATCGTCCGACGCACCTGGAACGGCCAGTCGCCGTTCGCCGCGGACCGCGGGCATCTCCACCACCGGCTGCTGGAGATCGGGCACTCGCACAGCCGCGCGGTCCTGATCATGTACTTCTGGTCGGCGCTGATCGCGTTCGGCGTGGTCGCGTACTCCGTGCACTCGGCGTCCATGTGGATCGTGATGCTCGTCGTCGCGCTGAGCGCCGTCGGCCTGGTGCTTCTGCTGCTGCCGCGCTTCACCCCGCGGGCACCGCGCTGGGCCGAGGCGTTCGTCCCGCCCCGCTACCGCCGCCGTGCGGTGCGGCCGGCCCTCGCCCCGGCCTCGTCGGCGCACGATGCGCAGGGCGAGCCGGCCGCGTCCGGTACCGCGGTGTCCGAGGCGGCCGCGGAGCCCCAGGAGCGGACGCCGATTCCGGCGGGCGTCAACGGAGCGACAGCGATCGGCGCTCGTTCGCGCCTCCCTGACCGGCGGAAGGCCGGCACGCGCGGCTGACGGTTTCCGGTATGTCGCCTATTACCAGACATAGCGACGGCTTGTCGTGCACACACGGGCGCGTTCACTCTCATGTGTGAGAGTTGGCACACCTTCGGGTAAAGACCTCATCAAATAGTTTGTGATACCGTTCACGAGACCCGGAGACAGCGCCGAAGGACCGTAGTGCGACGGTTGGTTGGCCCCGAGACCCATCTCGGACCGGGACTACGCTCGTCCATGACGACACCACTGCCCCCACCAGCAAGCGGAGCTGCCGCCATGCCGTCCAACGACGCACGCTCACTCCTTCACACCGCCGTCCCCACCGCCGCGGCCGGCGCCATCGCCGCTGCGATCAGTGGAGTGGTCGCCGGTGGAAAAGGGGCGCTCGGCGCGGCGGTCGGCGCACTGGTGGTCATCGTCTTCATGGGGATCGGCATCGTGGTCCTCCAGCGGACCGCCAAGCAGTTCCCGCAGCTCTTCCAGGCCATGGGCCTGATGCTGTACACGACGCAGCTGCTGGTGCTCTTCATCTTCGTCGCGGCGTTCAAGGACACGACGCTGTTCAACCCCAAGGCGTTCGCCGCGACATTGGTCGCCGCCACGCTCGTCTGGGTGTCTGCGCAGGCCCGTGCCCACATGAAGGCGAAGATGCTCTACGTCGAACCCGAACCGTCTGCTCCCCGTCAGGGCGAAACGACGGGGTCCACGACGTGACAGGTAGGGCCGGTATAAATGCCCGTTCGAGACCCTGCTATCGTCCGGTGCCAACTGCGGCACTGCGGGCGCGGGCATCCGAGCTGACGCCTGCTCGACGCGAGGCTTCGATGCCTGACCGCCGCCCCCACATCCGAAACACCACTCCGGTGCCGACTCGCGGCTGCGCGCCGCTCCGACACAACGAGGTTGCCGAACCCATGCGTCACGCCGAAGGAGCCCGCGGTGAGTGCTGAACAGACCACGCTCGCCTTTGACTGGAGCTGCCGCATCATGGCCGACAACGGCTGTGGCTTTCCGGCACCGGGCCTGCACTCCTTCCTTTTCCAGCCGATCTTCACCGTCGGAGGCTTCGAGTTCAACAAGGTGATGCTGCTCGCGCTGCTCACCACGTTGGTCGTCGTCACCTTCTTCACGCTGGCTTTCGGGAAGGCAAAGGTCGTCCCCGGCAAGCTCCAGATGATCGGTGAAGCCGGCTACGACTTCGTACGCCGCGGCATCGTCTACGAGACCCTCGGCAAGCGGGAGGGCGAGAAGTACGTCCCGCTGATGGTCTCCATCTTCTTCTTCGTCTGGATCATGAACATCTGGTCCGTGATCCCGCTGGCACAGTTCCCCGTGTCATCGATCATCGCGTACCCGATCGTGCTGGCACTGATCGTCTACGTGATCTGGGTGACCCTGACGTTCAAGAAGCACGGATTCGTCGGCGGCTGGAAGAACATCACCGGCTACGACAACTCGCTCGGCCCGATCAAGTGGCTGGTCTCGTTCATCGAGTTCTTCTCGAACCTGCTGGTCCGGCCGTTCACGCACGCCGTGCGACTCTTCGCCAACATGTTCGCCGGTCACCTGATGCTGGTGATGTTCACCGTCGCCTCCTGGTACCTGCTGAACAGCTGGCTGATCCCGGCCGCCGGTGTCTCGTTCGTGATGACGATCGCCATGATCGGCTTCGAGCTCTTCGTGCAGGCCGTCCAGGCGTACGTCTTCGTCCTCCTGGCCTGCACCTACATTCAGGGCGCTCTCGCCGAGCACCACTGAGCCCTCGCCCGCACCACCAAGAAGCGTCCGGTGGCCAACCCCCACCGGTCCGTTAATGAAAAGGAAGAATCAGCATGGCTGCCACTGAGACCCTCGCCGCCGTCACCGGTTCGCTCGGCTCCATCGGCTACGGCCTCGCCGCGATCGGCCCCGGCATCGGCGTCGGCATTGTCTTCGGTAACGGCACCCAGGCTCTTGCCCGTCAGCCCGAGGCTGCCGGCCTGATCCGTGCCAACCAGATCCTTGGTTTCGCCTTCTGTGAGGCGCTCGCCCTCATCGGCATCGTTCTGCCGTTCGTTTACGGTCAGTGATCCTCGTTTCGCTGACCACTTTCGACGAAAGGCATTGATGTGATCGCCAACATCGTTCAGCTGGCGGCCGGGGAAGAGCAGAACCCGCTCATTCCTCCGGGCCCCGAGCTGCTTGTCGGCCTGATCGCCTTCGCCATCGTCTTCTTCTTCTTCGCGAAGAAGCTCCTCCCGAACATCAACAAGGTTCTGGAAGAGCGTCGCGAGGCCATCGAAGGCGGCATGGAGAAGGCCGATGCGGCCAAGATCGAGGCCGAGAGCGTCCTTGAGCAGTACAAGGCTCAGCTTGCCGAGGCCCGTCATGAAGCCGCTCGTATGCGCCAGGAGGCGAACGAGCAGGGCACCGCGATCATCCAGGAGATGAAGGCGGAAGGCCAGCGGCAGCGTGAGGAGATCATCGCGGCCGGCCACGCCCAGATCGAGGCCGACCGCAAGGCTGCGGCTGCCGCGCTGCGTCAGGACGTGGGCACGCTCGCGACCGAGCTGGCGGGCAAGCTCGTGGGTGAGTCCCTCGAGGACGTCGCCCGGCAGAGCCGGACCATCGACCGCTTCCTCGACGACCTCGAGGAGAAGGCCGAGGCCGCGCGATGAACGGAGCGAGCCGCGAGGCACTGGCTGCCGCACGCGAGTCCCTCGACGCGCTGACGGACAACACGTCCGTCGACGCGGCGAAGCTCGCCGAGGAGCTGGCCGCCGTCACCGCGCTGCTCGACCGCGAGGTGTCGCTGCGTCGGGTCCTGACCGACCCGGCGCAGGCCGGCGAGGCGAAGGCCGAGCTGGCGGCGCGCCTGCTGAGCGGTCAGGTCGGTGGCGAGACCGCTGATCTGGTCTCCGGCATGGTCCGCTCCCGCTGGTCGAGGTCGCGCGACCTGGTCGACGCGATCGAGGAGCTGGCGGCCACCGCCGAGCTCATCGCCGCGCAGCGCAGGGGCGTGCTCGACAACGTCGAGGACGAGCTGTTCCGGTTCAGCCGGATCGTCGCGTCCAACACCGAGCTCCGGGCCGCGCTGACCGACAAGTCGGTGTCGCCGTCCCGCAAGGCGGAGCTGCTGCGCAGCCTGCTGGGCGGCAAGGCGGATCCGGCCACCGAGCGACTGGTCGTGAGTCTTGTGACCGCGCCCCGGGGACGTAGCCTGGAGCAGGGACTCGACTCCCTGTCCAAGCTCGCTGCCGGGCGCAGGGAGCGGACGGTCGCGGTCGTCACCTCGGCTGTCCCGCTCACCGACCGGCAGAAGCAGCGCCTCGGTGCCGCTCTGGCGAAGCTGTACGGCCGCGACATGCACCTGAACCTGGACGTGGACCCCGAGGTCCTCGGCGGGATCTCGGTGCGGGTCGGCGACGAGGTCATCAACGGCACCATCGCGGACCGCCTCGACGAGGTGGCCCGTCGCATGGCCGGCTGACCCGGCCGCCACTAACTGAACACGACAGACGAGCAGTACCAGCGGCCCGGTTGGGCCGTGCAGAAATTGCAGAAGATTCCTGGGGGTCGGCCCCCAGACCCCCTAAGAAACTTCGGGCCCAACAAGGAGAGCAGGGAACCCAGATGGCGGAGCTCACGATCCGGCCGGAGGAGATCCGGGACGCGCTGGAGAACTTTGTCCAGTCGTACAAGCCGGACGCGGCCTCGCGCGAGGAGGTCGGGACGGTCAGCGTTGCCGGCGACGGCATCGCGAAGGTCGAGGGTCTGCCCTCGGCCATGGCGAACGAGCTGCTGAAGTTCGAGGACGGAACCCTCGGTCTCGCCCTCAACCTCGAGGAGCGCGAGATCGGTGCAGTCGTCCTCGGCGAGTTCAGCGGTATCGAGGAGGGACAGCCGGTGCGCCGCACCGGAGAGGTCCTCTCCGTCGGCGTCGGCGAGGGCTACCTCGGCCGTGTCGTCGACCCGCTCGGCAACCCGATCGACGGCCTCGGCGAGATCGAGACCGACGGACGCCGCGCCCTGGAGCTGCAGGCCCCTGGCGTCATGATCCGTAAGTCGGTGCACGAGCCGATGCAGACCGGCTACAAGGCCGTCGACGCCATGGTGCCGATCGGCCGCGGTCAGCGTCAGCTGATCATTGGTGACCGTCAGACCGGCAAGACCGCTCTGGCCGTCGACACGATCATCAACCAGCGCGACAACTGGCGCTCGGGCGACGTGAACAAGCAGGTGCGCTGCATCTACGTCGCCATCGGCCAGAAGGGCTCCACCATCGCGTCCGTGCGCGGTGCCCTGGAGGAGGCCGGCGCCCTGGAGTACACGACCATCGTCGCCGCCCCGGCGTCCGACCCGGCCGGCTTCAAGTACCTGGCGCCGTACACGGGCTCGGCCATCGGCCAGCACTGGATGTACGCCGGCAAGCACGTCCTGATCATCTTCGACGACCTGTCGAAGCAGGCCGACGCCTACCGCGCCGTGTCGCTGCTGCTGCGCCGTCCGCCGGGCCGTGAGGCGTACCCCGGTGACGTCTTCTACCTGCACTCGCGTCTGCTGGAGCGCTGCGCCAAGCTCTCCGACGACATGGGCGCCGGTTCGATGACCGGTCTGCCGATCGTCGAGACCAAGGCGAACGACGTGTCGGCGTTCATCCCGACCAACGTCATCTCCATCACCGACGGCCAGTGCTTCCTGGAGTCCGACCTGTTCAACGCGGGCCAGCGCCCGGCGCTGAACGTCGGTATCTCGGTCTCCCGTGTCGGTGGCTCCGCCCAGCACAAGGCCATGAAGCAGGTCTCCGGCCGTCTTCGCGTGGACCTCGCCCAGTACCGCGAGCTGGAGGCGTTCGCCGCCTTCGGTTCCGACCTGGACGCGGCCTCCAAGGCGCAGATGGAGCGCGGCAAGCGCATGGTCGAGCTGCTGAAGCAGGGCCAGTACCAGCCGATGCCCGTCGAGGAGCAGGTCGTCTCCGTCTGGGCCGGTACCACCGGCAAGATGGACGACGTTCCGGTCCAGGACATCCGGCGCTTCGAGGCCGAGCTGCTCGAGTACCTGCGCCGCGAGCGCAAGGAGCTGCTGACCAGCATCGCCGAGGGCGGCAAGATGTCGGACGACACCCTGCAGTCCATCGCCGACGCGATCACCGCCTTCAAGCGGCAGTTCGAGACCGCGGACGGCCAGCTTCTGGGCGACGACGCTCCGGTCAGCACGAGCAAGTGACGACGGAAGGGACCTGACTCATGGGAGCCCAGCTCCGGGTCTACAAGCGTCGCATCAAATCCGTCACCGCGACCAAGAAGATCACCAAGGCGATGGAGATGATCGCCGCCTCGCGCATCGTCAAGGCGCAGCGCCAGGTGTCGGCCTCCACCCCGTACGCGACCGAGCTCACCCGCGCGGTGACCGCGGTGGCCACGGGGTCGAACACCCAGCACCCCCTCACCACCGAGGTGGAGTCCCCGGTCCGCGCCGCGGTTCTGCTCATCACGAGCGACCGCGGTCTGGCCGGCGGCTACTCCGCCAACGCCATCAAGGCGGCGGACCAGCTCACCGAGCGGCTCCAGGGCGAGGGCAAGGAGGTCGTCAGCTACATCGTCGGCCGCAAGGGTGTCTCGTACTACGGCTTCCGTGAGCGCACGGTCACGGAGTCGTGGACCGGATTCACCGACAACCCGACGTACGCGGACGCCAAGAAGGTTGCCGCACCGCTGATCGAAGCAGTCCAGCAGGACACGGCCGAGGGCGGCGTGGACGAGCTCCACATCGTCTTCACCGAGTTCGTCTCGATGCTGACGCAGACGCCGGTGCAGAACCGGCTGCTGCCGCTCAGCATCGAGCAGGCGGCGGAGGAGAGCGGCACCAAGGGGGAGATTCTGCCCCTGTTCGACTTCGAGCCGTCGGCGGAGGACGTCCTCGACGCCCTGCTGCCGCGCTACGTCGAGAGCCGGATCTACAACGCGCTGCTCCAGGCCGCTGCTTCCAAGCACGCTGCCACCCGCCGCGCGATGAAGTCGGCGACCGACAACGCCGGGGAGCTCATCAAGAGCCTCTCCCGGCTTGCCAACGCGGCCCGCCAGGCCGAAATCACCCAGGAAATCAGCGAGATCGTCGGTGGCGCCAGCGCCCTGGCCGACGCGACCGCGGGGAGTGACAAGTAATGACGACGACAGTTGAGACGGCCGTTGCCACGGGCCGCGTCGCCCGGGTCATCGGCCCGGTCGTCGACGTGGAGTTCCCCGTCGACGCGATGCCGGAGATCTACAACGCGCTCACCGTCGAGGTGGCCGACCCGGCCGAGGACGGCAAGCTCAAGACGCTGACCCTCGAGGTCGCCCAGCACCTCGGCGAGGGCCTGGTCCGCGCGATCTCGATGCAGCCCACCGACGGTCTGGTCCGCCAGGCCACGGTGACGAACACCGGTGCGGGCATCACCGTCCCGGTCGGCGACTTCACCAAGGGCAAGGTGTTCAACACCCTCGGTGAGGTGCTGAACGTCCCCGAGGCGAACAGCGAGACCACCGAGCGCTGGCCGATCCACCGCAAGGCGCCCAGCTTCGACCAGCTCGAGTCCAAGACCGAGATGTTCGAGACCGGCATCAAGGTCATCGACCTTCTCACCCCGTACGTCAAGGGTGGAAAGATCGGTCTGTTCGGTGGTGCCGGTGTCGGCAAGACCGTTCTGATCCAGGAAATGATCTACCGCGTCGCCAACAACCACGACGGTGTGTCGGTGTTCGCGGGCGTCGGTGAGCGTACTCGTGAGGGCAACGACCTCATCGAGGAAATGACCGAGTCCGGCGTCATCGACAAGACGGCGCTTGTCTTCGGTCAGATGGACGAGCCCCCGGGCACGCGTCTTCGCGTCGCGCTGGCCGGTCTGACCATGGCGGAGTACTTCCGCGATGTGCAGAAGCAGGACGTGCTCTTCTTCATCGACAACATCTTCCGGTACACCCAGGCCGGCTCCGAGGTGTCCACCCTGCTCGGCCGTATGCCGTCCGCGGTGGGTTACCAGCCGAACCTGGCCGACGAGATGGGTCTGCTGCAGGAGCGCATCACCTCGACGCGTGGTCACTCGATCACGTCGATGCAGGCGATCTACGTCCCCGCGGACGACCTGACCGACCCGGCCCCGGCCACCACCTTCGCCCACCTCGACGCGACGACGGTTCTCTCCCGTCCGATCTCCGAGAAGGGCATCTACCCGGCCGTGGACCCGCTGGACTCCACGTCCCGCATCCTGGACCCGCGCTACATCACGCAGGAGCACTACGACACGGCGACCCGTGTCAAGGGTGTCCTGCAGAAGTACAAGGACCTCCAGGACATCATCGCGATTCTCGGTATCGACGAGCTGGGCGAGGAGGACAAGCTCGTTGTCCACCGTGCCCGTCGCGTGGAGCGCTTCCTGTCCCAGAACACCCACGTCGCCAAGCAGTTCACCGGCGTGGACGGCTCGGACGTGCCGCTCGACGAGTCGATCACCGCGTTCAACGCGATCTGCGACGGAGAGTACGACCACTTCCCCGAGCAGGCGTTCTTCATGTGCGGTGGCATTGAGGACCTCAAGGCCAACGCCAAGGAGCTCGGCGTCTCCTGAGTCCCGTGACTCGTGAAAGGGGGCGGGGTCCGTCCCGCCCCCTTTCGTACGCCCCGTAGAATTGACCCAACACCCGGCAGAACCGCCGGGTGGTGACCCGAGGAGCCACCCTTGGCTGCTGAGCTGCACGTCGAGCTGGTCGCCGCTGACCGGCAGGTATGGTCCGGCGAGGCCACCCTGGTCGTCGCGCGCACCACGTCCGGCGACATCGGCGTCATGCCCGGTCACCAGCCGCTGCTCGGTGTGCTGGAGTCGGGCCCGGTGACCATCCGTACAAGCTCTGAAGGCGGAGCCGGGACTGTCGTCGCCGCTGTGCACGGCGGTTTCATCTCCTTCGCCGACAACAAGCTCTCGCTGCTGGCGGAGATTGCCGAGCTGGCGGACGAGATCGATGCCCAGCGCGCCGAGCGTGCGCTGGAGCGCGCAAAGTCCGACGACGACGCCGCCGCAGAGCGCCGTGCCGACGTCCGACTGCGTGCGGTGGCGGTGCGCTGAGCACCCCGCCGACAGTTGTCGCCCTCAGCCGCGGCCCGGACTGGACACCTCCAGACCGTGTCGCGGCTGAGGCAATGCAGGCGCACATGGGAACACCGGTGCGGACCATGACGAGATCGATGCGAGGAGGTCGGTGGAGATGTTCCTCGCTCTGCTTGTGAGCGGTCTGGTCTTCGTTGTGCTGGTGGGGATCGGGCTCTTCGTCTTCGGTCTGCGCCGTCGCCTGATCCAGCGTTCCGGCGGCACCTTCGACTGCAGCCTGCGCTGGAACGTCCTGGACGAGTCGGATCTTTCCGGCAAGGGCTGGGTGTACGGCGTCGCGCGGTACAGCGGCGACCGGATCATGTGGTTCCGCGTCTTCTCCTACTCTCCGCGTCCCCGCCGGGTCCTGGAGCGCTCCGCCATCGAGGTCGTGGCCCGCCGCACTCCGGAGGGCGAGGAGGAGCTGGCGCTGCTGTCCGACGCGATCGTGCTGGGCTGTGTCCACCGGGGTACGCGTCTGGAGCTCGCGATGAGCGAGGACGCGCTGACCGGTTTCCTCGCCTGGCTGGAGGCGGCGCCTCCCGGGCAGAGGGTGAACGTCGCGTAGGGCACCGGGCGTGCGTCGGACATGAAGAAGCCGGGGTGGACGGGGACGGACCCGTTCCACCCCGGCTTCGGTCTGTCTACCGCAGTCCGGTGTGGACCGCGTTGGCGAGTTCACCGTTGGCGGTGTCGCCGCTGAACTCCCAGTAGAAGGCGCCCTTGAGGCCCTGGCTCTTCACCCAGGACATCTTGGTGCCGATCGTGGCGGGGGTGTCGTAGCTCCACCAGTTGCTGCCGCACTTGGCGTAGGCGGTGCCGGCGATGGTGCCGGTGGACGGGCACGTCACCTTGAGGACCTTGTAGTCCTCGTTGCCCGGCTCGTAGGTGCCGGGGGCCGGGCCGGTGGCGGTGCCGCCGGGGGTGGCCTGGGTGACGCCGGTCCAGCCGCGGCCGTAGAAGCCGATGCCGAGGTTCAGCTTGCTGCCGCTGATGCCCTTGCCCTTGAGCTTGGTGATGGCGGCCTCGGAGGTGAAGCCCTCCTGCGGGATGCCCGCGTACGAGGTGAGCGGGGAGTGCGGGGCCGTCGGGCCCTGGGCGGCCCAGGTGCCGAAGAAGTCGTACGTCATGACGTTGTAGAAGTCGACGTACTGGGCGGCGCCCGCGTAGTCGGCCGCGTCCAGCTTGCCGCCGTTGGTGCCGTCGGCGGAGATGGCGGCGGTGACGAGGTTGCCCGAGCCGAACCGGGCGCGCATGGCCTGCATGACGTTCTTGAGCGACGCGGGGCCGGAGGTGTCACAGGTCAGACCGCAGGCGTTCGGGTACTCCCAGTCCAGGTCGATCCCGTCGAAGACATCGGCCCAGCGCGGGTCCTCCACCAGCTGGTAGCAGGACTCGGCGAACGCGGCCGGATTGGCCGCGGCCTGGCCGAAGCCGCCGGACCAGGTCCAGCCGCCGAAGGACC is a genomic window containing:
- a CDS encoding DUF2550 domain-containing protein; amino-acid sequence: MFLALLVSGLVFVVLVGIGLFVFGLRRRLIQRSGGTFDCSLRWNVLDESDLSGKGWVYGVARYSGDRIMWFRVFSYSPRPRRVLERSAIEVVARRTPEGEEELALLSDAIVLGCVHRGTRLELAMSEDALTGFLAWLEAAPPGQRVNVA
- a CDS encoding F0F1 ATP synthase subunit epsilon, which encodes MAAELHVELVAADRQVWSGEATLVVARTTSGDIGVMPGHQPLLGVLESGPVTIRTSSEGGAGTVVAAVHGGFISFADNKLSLLAEIAELADEIDAQRAERALERAKSDDDAAAERRADVRLRAVAVR
- the atpD gene encoding F0F1 ATP synthase subunit beta, whose translation is MTTTVETAVATGRVARVIGPVVDVEFPVDAMPEIYNALTVEVADPAEDGKLKTLTLEVAQHLGEGLVRAISMQPTDGLVRQATVTNTGAGITVPVGDFTKGKVFNTLGEVLNVPEANSETTERWPIHRKAPSFDQLESKTEMFETGIKVIDLLTPYVKGGKIGLFGGAGVGKTVLIQEMIYRVANNHDGVSVFAGVGERTREGNDLIEEMTESGVIDKTALVFGQMDEPPGTRLRVALAGLTMAEYFRDVQKQDVLFFIDNIFRYTQAGSEVSTLLGRMPSAVGYQPNLADEMGLLQERITSTRGHSITSMQAIYVPADDLTDPAPATTFAHLDATTVLSRPISEKGIYPAVDPLDSTSRILDPRYITQEHYDTATRVKGVLQKYKDLQDIIAILGIDELGEEDKLVVHRARRVERFLSQNTHVAKQFTGVDGSDVPLDESITAFNAICDGEYDHFPEQAFFMCGGIEDLKANAKELGVS
- the atpA gene encoding F0F1 ATP synthase subunit alpha, with protein sequence MAELTIRPEEIRDALENFVQSYKPDAASREEVGTVSVAGDGIAKVEGLPSAMANELLKFEDGTLGLALNLEEREIGAVVLGEFSGIEEGQPVRRTGEVLSVGVGEGYLGRVVDPLGNPIDGLGEIETDGRRALELQAPGVMIRKSVHEPMQTGYKAVDAMVPIGRGQRQLIIGDRQTGKTALAVDTIINQRDNWRSGDVNKQVRCIYVAIGQKGSTIASVRGALEEAGALEYTTIVAAPASDPAGFKYLAPYTGSAIGQHWMYAGKHVLIIFDDLSKQADAYRAVSLLLRRPPGREAYPGDVFYLHSRLLERCAKLSDDMGAGSMTGLPIVETKANDVSAFIPTNVISITDGQCFLESDLFNAGQRPALNVGISVSRVGGSAQHKAMKQVSGRLRVDLAQYRELEAFAAFGSDLDAASKAQMERGKRMVELLKQGQYQPMPVEEQVVSVWAGTTGKMDDVPVQDIRRFEAELLEYLRRERKELLTSIAEGGKMSDDTLQSIADAITAFKRQFETADGQLLGDDAPVSTSK
- a CDS encoding F0F1 ATP synthase subunit gamma, with the translated sequence MGAQLRVYKRRIKSVTATKKITKAMEMIAASRIVKAQRQVSASTPYATELTRAVTAVATGSNTQHPLTTEVESPVRAAVLLITSDRGLAGGYSANAIKAADQLTERLQGEGKEVVSYIVGRKGVSYYGFRERTVTESWTGFTDNPTYADAKKVAAPLIEAVQQDTAEGGVDELHIVFTEFVSMLTQTPVQNRLLPLSIEQAAEESGTKGEILPLFDFEPSAEDVLDALLPRYVESRIYNALLQAAASKHAATRRAMKSATDNAGELIKSLSRLANAARQAEITQEISEIVGGASALADATAGSDK